A genomic segment from Spinacia oleracea cultivar Varoflay chromosome 3, BTI_SOV_V1, whole genome shotgun sequence encodes:
- the LOC110803694 gene encoding acireductone dioxygenase 2 — translation MVSQAPQDTREEVIQAWYMDDSDEDQRLPHHKEPKEFVSLEQLDELGVLSWRLDADNYETDEELKKIREARGYTYTDFCEVCPAKLPNYDEKIKHFFEEHLHTDEEIRYCVAGSGYFDVRDRDDKWIRIWVKKGAMIVLPAGSYHRFTLDSDNYIKAMRLFVGDPVWTPHNRPNDDLAARKEYVAKFLDRGTSNQAVDAAA, via the exons ATGGTGTCCCAAGCACCCCAG GATACCAGGGAAGAAGTCATCCAAGCATGGTACATGGATGACAGTGATGAGGATCAGAGGCTTCCTCATCACAAGGAACCTAAAGAATTTGTTTCTCTGGAGCAACTCGATG AACTTGGGGTTCTCAGTTGGAGATTGGATGCTGACAACTATGAAACTGACGAGGAATTGAAGAAAATTCGTGAAGCTCGTGGATATACCTACACG GATTTCTGTGAGGTTTGCCCTGCAAAGCTTCCAAATTATGATGAAAAGATCAAGCATTTCTTTGAGGAACATCTGCACACTGATGAAGAAATTCGCTACTGTGTAGCTGGAAGTG GGTATTTTGATGTGAGGGATCGTGATGATAAATGGATACGcatatgggtaaagaaaggtgCAATGATTGTCTTGCCTGCAGGAAGTTACCATCGCTTTACTCTGGATTCAGACAATTATATTAAG GCCATGCGACTGTTTGTTGGGGACCCAGTTTGGACACCCCACAACCGCCCCAATGATGACCTAGCTGCAAG GAAGGAGTATGTGGCAAAATTTTTGGACAGGGGAACTTCTAACCAGGCCGTTGATGCTGCTGCATGA